One Glycine max cultivar Williams 82 chromosome 1, Glycine_max_v4.0, whole genome shotgun sequence genomic window, tctaaagaaaCTAGAATATAAATTTTCCCAATATGTCTTGTTTACATACATTATTAGCACGGTCTCTTTATAGACGTTTTATTCAATATTGACCAAAAAATTGATGCGTATTGCATACGAATAACTGAATAATCCCTAAACAAAGCTTTAATGTAAAATTCTAACGTGAACACGAAATGTGCATGAATCATCCTGTTTTTCTATATCTTCTCATGTCCACAATGTTCGTTTAAAACGCAAAGTTCACAAATgtaaatttgaaaacaacgaaCAACACTGGTACAGATGATATTACTTGTAGTTAGCACACAACAAGACACAGTGGTAACAGCTTTTATCCCTTAATCAAGTGATCCAAGTTTGAATTCCAATTGACCATTGAGTATGAAATAAATCACGTTGAGGAAAGAATACTCACCTTTCCAACAAAGATTTGTTACCGCTCTTGGCGGAAGACAATTTTGTATCAATAGTatgatctaaaaaaaaaagttatcacaGCACACCTGCAGTTAGCATCAACTTTTGACTTCAACGTTGGTTGTGTTGCTCACACggtttcttccttcttcacaAAGCACTCACTTCACTTTCCTTCGCTTGCTTGTCCAAACTTTCTATGTAGGACAAATTCTTTGCATTTCAAACCCCATCAACAACAGAAACAATCTATTGTTTCTTCCAACTTCAATGTCCCTTGCATCGTTTTTTCTTATCTTCCTTTGTTACCATGCACTTCCTGCTCTTGCTGATCCAAGTGCCACGGAGGTAGCAGTGTTGAGCACCAACACAACAGCCCCAATACCTCAGCGACAAGCTTTCTTAACAAACTTCTATGATGCCTTGGAAGCCTTAACCGCTTTGGTTACAAGGCAAAAGTATGCTCTTATTGTTAAAGGGACTACTCAAAATAATGCCACTGTCTATGCTTTTGGTGAGTGCGCGAAAGATCTTACAAAACCAGATTGTGATGTGTGCTTTGCACAGTACAAGACACGTGTCCTTAGGTGCTCTCAATTTCAGAGAGGCATTAACggtggcatgtttttctttgatgggtgctttcttagttatgatggcTACAACCTCTTCAATGAGAGTTTAGCCCTCAGGACTTGACTGTTTGTGGAACCGAAGATTTTTGTGGGAATTGGAGTGTGTATAAGGCCAATACTGTGGAGTTGGTGAGAAATTTGAGCATTGAAGCACCAAAGAATGAAGGGTTCTTTGTGGGGTATGTGAGTCAAAGGAATGTGACTGTTTATGGGTTGGCTCAATGCTAGAAGTTTGTGAATGGCAGTGCCTGTCAGAACTGTTTGGATGAAGCTGTCACTAGGATTAATTCTTGTGCTCCAAAAGTAGAAGGGAAGGCATTGAATGTTGGGTGTTACTTGAGGTATTCCATACACAATTTCTATAATAGTTCAAACAACAATGCCCCTCAAGAAAATCACGGTTAGTTGGTGCTACTATTGGGAAATTTgcctttttctctttgttttagtagattttcttttttaagtctATACCATGATAGACAATCTTGCATGAGCTAGGTAAGATCATTATGAGTAGTAAAGCGCTCGTTTCCAATATTTCTAGGACTCAAATTTGAGACtactaattaaaatgaaacaattaagTAACGATTAATCTAAGTGCCAAATGATTCTTTGTTTTAGAAGAACATTTTGTCTATGTTGTTTATGTTTGTTATagtatttaatttcttaacaacACAGACCAAAAATCTTCATGACTTATTCTTGGAAACCATACAAATAAAGCCATGTGTTACTGTGTATTAGGACACACAAATCTTGCTACAATTGTGGCCGGCTGCAGCATCTGCTTCCCTGGCTTCTGCTGATTGTTGCAACTATGATTTTCTTTGTGAGGACAAAATTACTGAAGCGGAGGAGAGGTATCTATGAGTGATATTTTGGAATATTAAAGACAGTTCAATGTTTAAACTTCAGGTACTGAAATCTATGTTGTTTTTGCCGCAGAAAGAAGACAATTTGGTGCACTTTTTGACACGGTGAACAAGTCCAAGCTAAATGTGCCATATGAAATTCTTTAAAAAGCCACAGATTACTTCAGTGATTCCAATAAACTAGGAGAAGGGGGATCAGGATCAGTTTATAAAGTAACTTCTGATCCTTTTTAACCACTAAAAGTGTTTCTGTTGCTTAAAGAAGGACTAACTGTGTGCTATGATATCAATATAGGGAGCTCTGCCAGATGGAACTACCATGGCTATAAAAAGGCTTAGCTTCAACACATCACAATGGGCATATCATTTCTTCAATGAGGTCAATTTGATCAGTGGCATTCATCACAAAAATCTAGTGAAGCTTTTAGGGTGCAGCATTACAGGACCTGAAAGCCTTCTTGTTTATGAATTTGTGCCTAATCACAGCCTCTATGATCACCTATCTGGTTACAATCTAATATTATTTATCTGGTCGTAAACACTATTatctttttagtttaaattaattaCCAAGGTGTCCCTTGAACTGCTCCAGGTAGAAGGAATTCTCAACAGTTGACATGGGAAGTCAGGCATAAAATCATATTGGAAACGGCAGAGGGCTTGGCCTATCTTCACGAGGAATCAAAGAGAATCATTCATACGGATATAAAATTAGCCAACATTCTCATTGATGATAACTTCACACCCTAGATTGCTGGTTTTGGACTTGCCAGATTATTTCCAGAAGACAAGTCTCACCTTAGCACAGCCATTTGTGGCACATTGTAAGGTTATCTCCTCTAATATAATGCACAGATAAATCACATAAATGCAATTGATTAAAAGAAGATTAAGCATAGGGGAAAACTTGTTTTATAAACGAAGGAATTATCATAATAAAGTGCAGAATTGATGAAATGTAACCAACACAGTGTGAGTCATGCAAGTCACATTTCAATGATGCCCTTTTACGATTGATATGCACTTTGGTATCTTGTATGAAGCTCTAAAATTAGCCCTTCTGTTAACTTCTAGCTCTTTTACACATTTTCATCCCTTAGTTCACAACTTTATATAGTCTTTCTACACAAttctcattcaatttttttcatgtcCACTTCTAGGGGTTATATGGCTCCAGAATATGTAGTGCTAGGGAAGTTAACTGAGAAAGCAGATGTCTACAGTTTTGGGGTTCTAATTATGGAAATTATATCCGGCAAGAAGAGCAAATCCTTTGTTGAAAATTCATATTCCATCCTACACACGGAAACACttttactattaatttattatcatttggCATATTTCTATTAATTTGGTCTATAACCGCCGAGTCCAATAGCATTGTTGAATCCATCAGCGGACATTatctagtgggataaggcttttgTTGTTGTAGTTATATACTTCTATTAATTCATTTCatgcttttaaaaaatgttctCATAGCTCCGAgacttttcttttctccttctGTACAAGGTTTGGAGCCTTTATGGATCAAACAGGCTATGTAACATTGTTGATCCAATCCTAGAGGGAAATTATCCGGCAGAGGTAGCATGCAAACTCCTTAAGATAGGGTTGCTTTGTGCACAAGCATCTGCAGAGCTTAGACACCAATGTCAGTAGTAGTGGAAATGATCAACAACAACCATGAAATTACTCGGCCAACACAACCACCATTTCTTAGTTGTAGTAGTGCAGAATTCAGCAAATCTATTTTACAAGGAGAGAGTTTTCAGCCTAGATCTATGAAGCACCGACACCGACACCGGATACGACACGGACACGTGGACACCTGTaatatccaaaatataaaaCGTAGTACGGGTATCGTGTCAGTGTCAGACACTCACACGGACACGTGTCAAACACCCGACACGACAAGGGACTGGAGTATCCGTGACCGAAAGTCTCATTCAACATAAATGGGTTACAATATAAATATGAAAGgactaacaatatattttttaacacactCTTTATTACTGGTTAAAGTTtactgaaaattataaaattaagagcgaggttcattaaataagaaaataagaaaagaaactcGTGCACTTTTGTATTTCAGTAAATAGTAAAGTGTGTGAGTGTCTGCTGAGCTTTCATTCTTAAGAGAGACAGCATGCTAGAAAACATGGCTTCGGTTATAAGAAAGACAGCATGCTAGAAAGCATGCCTTATATagttgtatatatattaaatgggAAGGTGCTTGAAAGTTTATATGCTATTTATATCCTGGTTTTACTTTCtgattgaaaaagataaatatgagTTTGGCTCAAATTCTATGTATATTAAATAATCTTGTTATAGAGAAATAATCAATGAACCGGGTACTACTATGATTTTATCCCATTccatttttgtaagaatttgtgGAGTTCGGACTCGTTAACAATCCATCGTGTGTTTGAATAAAATGATCGAATGCTAAATAATACTCGTAAAGGGTGCGTTAGATGCATAATTCACAGTGGCTGAGATTTGATCTTGTTACAAAAAGTATGATcatgaataataaattatgtagTTGATTAAGTTTCAATAATTGGTTTTTAAGTACATGATTATAACTTGtcgttttattatttaaagagAGGGattcacttttaaaattaaatttaggagTTATATCCTTTGATTGAAAAATTATGATTGAGATTAAGAATAAATGTAGAAGTGGCAAAATGGACAAGCAAATCCAGGCCGACCCAATTAGGCCCTCTAACATATAGGGCCTGGACACCAAATTTTAGTTCCAAATCAATTATGGATTTTAGTTTGTAAATTccctttttttatcaaaaaaagaagaagaaaatcttTAATCGGGTTTGAGTTAGTTCAATTTCGTCAGTTGTGAAGCAAGAGTTCAAATCGAACCTGAACAActgtttttaattgaaataactgaaatataatttttatatattttattgtcttatattttttatgggcatttttattgttttatatgtaCCAACTGTCTaataaaaaaggcatttgattttgaaagaagaCTTGTTCCACTTCACAATTGCCCTTATTACAAAACTCCACCCCACCAATTCACAAAAGTCAGACGTTACTTAAAAGGCGTTAAGCCATAAACTAAACGTCATAGGACCAGATAATGAATGGTTAAGCTTAAAAAACAAAgtcatatagtttttttaagtgataatgtggttatcaaattatttttaattttcaatcatcCATGTGTGTTTACATAATCCAGATGTACTCCTTTTATTCTTGTATAGAGAATAATTACAAATTCTCTAATTCTCTCaatatctttcttttctctgaattttatcatatttctaaacattttatctttaaacCCGCACCTACTTGATTATACTAAAATGAACCctaatcattttatatttataaaaatttacctTTATTTATACTTGTTGATTGAATTTCATTAAGCTCTTTCCTTTCTAATActtaaatcaatattttataagtgacatgagataaatatttttcatattttaatatttctctttattcttcttatctttctttattagttctttttttttaatcaggaTAACGACATGTATTTCTTAACTCGCTGGATAAAAATTAATCTTGTTTGTAATATTAATCATAattgaatcaaataaattttgaatcaaATACGGATTTTTTTGGAGATCTTACATCAAATGTACCAACCTTATGGATTTTTCTCTTTATAGTCTATAAATacaatcatatttatatttacaaataCGAGTAATTGTTGAGGATATTCATGTCTTGGAAACTGGGCAGTGATTCAAACAAAGGTAGTACGATGTTACCACGTAGCTACACTGCACTGCACTCACGTCACACACTGTCTGTTTTTCAAAGTGTCAACCAGCAAGTTGTTGCGACCCTACTATACCATATTATTCGTGCTTGACTCGTTTACATGAGTTTTTGTCTCAAACTTCATTGACTTATTATCTCCCAATAAAATCAATCTTCACCTCCCCATTCCCATCCATATCTCCATTCTCTCACAAAACTaacttcaattcaattcaattcccATTTCccagttcttcttcttctatgcaGAGCAAATCACATGTAACATGTAAGAACTTTCTCCAAAACTCTCTTCCCACGTTTGATATATATTTGCCTCGTGTTGATATATCGTAAAACATGCACAAGCGTTGTTattggtttattattattaccttGATCAGTcttgtttgttgtttttctttcttgaaaCCGTGTGTTTTGATCACTGGTTTGGTTCCTGTGGCGAAGACATGAGAGGGTTGTTGGCACGTGTGGGGCCTGTTTTCTTGGATAATAAATGAGGTAGGTTTTCTTGTGGGGAAAGGTTTTTATTCCAATGCTGACTTTTTTCTATAgaagcttttattttcattagcaaacaaaaatagaaagggAAATCTCACACACACAGTTTCCCAGTTTCTGTTTTTCAACATGTTATACATgtgaaatatttgataattaatcttcataaaattattaactaattcacctttaatagaatttattttttaatcatattttttttattcgaaCACAAGATCTTAGTACTACTTACACCAATGTAACATTagtatttttcctattttattaaaatacatatttgactattttacaataattttattaacgataattatacattttgaattaatatgttttttaattattgtgaaGAAACTTATAAAACTTCATATTAAAGAGGTTAGAGTTCATGCTTTATTCTCTTGCTTTTTTTCtacaatcaattttttcttcaaaatctaTTGAGTTTGGAAGATTATTATGTAAACAGgtgtcttaaaaattaaaaaaaaaaacataaataactaatatattttttctttcttttttcttctatttccatCTTCTTTAACCTCTTCCTCATTTCTATACTCTACTTATGTCTTTCACCACCTCCaaattatttgaacaattttattTCTCTCACTACCTTTGTCACCGGGTGATAATGATAAGTTAGTGGTTAACAGTGTGTTACTTAGGTAATTCAATGATATCTTACCTTTTTAAGCAAAATAACATGATTACACTTGCTATTTGATACACTATTAACAACTGATGTAGACATCACTAATCGGGAGCATGGAGCGTTGATGGTTATTAATCCAAGTGGGTCTGGAGAGGGGTGGCTTCTATTCTACACCTCATTTTTTAGACACTTGATCAAATACTTAATATTTTTCAGCATCACTCATAGATAGTCTCATACGTCATGTAAGTGTGAGCAAGTTTAAgactagagtttttttttactgctgTATTAATAGACAAGGGAAAAGAACCCAAGTCTACCTTTCTAATAATGATCGCCAAAGCAAAAGTACTTTCTTTCATTCTAAGACTTCAAGGATGGCAACAAAAAAGGTGAGTACCGACTTGCGTTTCTTCCCTTTTCCCTTCACACGTTAGAGGCTACTTTAGGAATATTTTTTCTGCTAGAAGCCCCTCTTTGTCTTCAACTTGCCTTTCTTCTCAGGAACAGAAAAGTTTTGGAATTGAATCTCACATCACATGACATGAGATTTGAGCTATAATGGTGGTCTCCAACAATAGGTATTACTGTATTATTACCTCACAAGGTAGCTTAAGTTGAAACATGTGACCATTTTAGTTTAAGCATAACAAGCAGTTGTACCAAATAGACAACCTTCCTACTTGTTTTTGATTCACTAACAAAACTCAACCATGGAAATtggaatgacttttttttatcagacaTAGCTATCCAAATGATTATAAAGTCTAAACCCTCCTTTTTTTCCACAGTTCCTTGTGAATAGCCTACCAGAGAAGGTGATTTAGATTGGATTGTCCCAAAAATGAAGAAACTAGTCTCTCTCATCTCTTTTCAATGCAACTTTTTCCTTCTCATCAAGTTACTACTACTATCGAAGACTATAATAGCAGAACCAAGGGCCAAGACAGTCCTAATAACATGTGGCCATGAACTAGAGCACAACACTACTATCTTTGTTCCAAATTTTGTTGCAACTATGGAGAAGATCAGTGATGAGATGCGCAAAACTGGCTTTGGCACCGCAATTGTAGGGACTGGACCCGATACTAACTATGGCCTTGCCCAGTGTTATGGAGATCTTTCATTACTTGACTGTGTATTATGCTATGCTGAGGCACGCACGGTTCTTCCTCAGTGCTTCCCTTATAATTCTGGTCGCATTTTCCTTGACGGTTGCTTCATGAGAGCTGAGAATTATAGTTTCTTTAATGAGTATACGGGACCGGGAGACAGAGCTGTATGTGGGAACACAACAAGGAAGAACTCAAGTTTTCACGCAGCGGCAATGCAGGCAGTTTTGAGAGCAGTTCAAGATGCACCTAACAACAAAGGATATGCCAAAGGGAATGTTGCTGTAGCAGGAACAACTAACCAATCTGCTTATGTTCTGGCCGATTGTTGGAGGACTTTGGACAAAAGCTCTTGCAAAGCATGTCTTGAGAATGCATCCTCTTCCATATTGGGATGCTTGCCTTGGCAAGAAGGGCGAGCGCTGAACACCGGGTGTTTCATGAGGTACTCAGACACAGATTTTCTTAACAAAGAGCAGGAAAATGGGAGTTCAAGAGGTAAATGAATTGCAGTTTGTTTCGCACTTTATAGCTGACTGTCAAATTATGCTAGGATGCAGAATGCTGCATTGAAAACAATTTAATAGTAGAGGTAAATCTTGAGTATAGTTCATCTTGATGACTTGTGCAGGTAATGTGGTAGTGATAGTGATTGCAGTAGTCAGTTCGGTGACTGTTTTGGTGGTTGGAGTAACTATTGGAGTTTATATATGGAAACAAAGATACATTCAAAAGAAACGAAGAGGTAATTGTCTTATCTAATAACCTAACTCTTAGCTTATGAGATTTAGATACCTAGAATATCTCCTTCATTCCCCCCATAGTAAAAATCAGAAACCAATGATGTCTACCAGCAAATTTTTAGTTTGATCGAAAAGCCAATCTGAGTCAAAACAATGCAATTTGAGCCAAGTGAACTTACTTGAGACAAGGCTTTGTCAGTGCTTATTTTCTTCATTCAAAAAATTCAAACCTTAAAACCTTGCTTTACTGAGTACCTTGCCACTTAGACCACCAAACATTGGTTGTTTCTGTTGCATATTTATATGATAGTCCCTGTCCTCAGAATCATAAATATTGTATATGAactcttttatcttttgaagAGCTTCACCTTGTCCTTTAAAGAAATTGAGGAACCATCACGAGATACAGCACAACAACATTAAGGATATACTGATATACTGATCTAAATCTTCATTCTGGTTTTCAGGTTCAAATGATGCAAAAAAGTTGGCAAAAACACTTCAGAACAATAACTTGAACTTCAAGTACTCTACATTGGACAAGGCCACTGAATCTTTTCATGAGAATAACAAGTTAGGGCAAGGAGGATTTGGAACAGTTTATAAAGTAGCTCTCTTCTCTGAAGACCTACATTTCTATCATTTTACACATCAAAGCAGTCTTACAATTTGCTATTGCAGGGAGTTCTAGCTGATGGAAGAGAGATTGCTGTGAAGAGATTATTTTTCAACAACAGACATAGAGCAGCAGATTTCTACAATGAAGTCAACATAATTAGTAGCGTGGAGCACAAGAATCTAGTCAGACTGTTAGGATGCAGTTGTTCAGGACCTGAAAGCCTGCTTGTATATGAATTTCTACCCAACCGAAGTCTTGACCGCTACATTTTTGGTAATTACTGAACTGATGCAGTACGCTTGACTACCCTTTTCACCTATAACACCTCATTTGGGTCACTAAAAGTGATTATCAATTCATCATAATGTGaactaaatataatatttctcaATTTATACATGGAAGATAAAAACAAGGGCAAAGAATTGAACTGGGAAAATAGATATGAAATTATCATCGGGACAGCTGAAGGATTGGTTTATCTACATGAGAACTCCAAAACAAGAATAATTCACAGAGATATAAAAGCCAGCAACATCTTATTGGATGCAAAGCTTCGTGCTAAAATTGCAGATTTTGGTTTGGCCAGGTCCTTTCAAGAGGACCAGAGCCACATAAGTACAGCTATTGCAGGAACTTTGTAAGTATCTTTTCATAAATCATAACAGACTTTTGAACAAATCACAGTAGGAGGCAAAGAACCAGATGCTATTGCAGGAAACCACAGTGTAGTACATCTGAAGTAACCATTTACTCTTGGACTTGCAGGGGGTATATGGCTCCTGAATATCTAGCTCATGGTCAATTAACAGAAAAGGCAGACGTATATAGTTTTGGAGTGTTGCTGCTAGAGATAGTCACTGCTAGACAGAACAACAGGAGCAAAGCATCAGAATATTCAGACAGCTTAGTTACAGTGGTCAGTTGCAGATTCCCCTTGTTTTGTTCTGATAGTTGTTCAACTGTTCATTGATTGTGGTTAAGACAAGATAAATTACTAACAAAACAATTCTGTTCTTTCTTTTAAACGATATATTCGGATAACATCAGGCATGGAAGCATTTTCAGGCAGGGACATCTGAACAATTATTTGATCCAAATCTAGACTTGCAGGAAGACCACAATAGCAATGTTAACGTTAAGGATGAGATTATAAGAGTGGTTCACATAGGACTTCTATGCACCCAAGAGGTCCCTTCTTTACGACCAAGCATGTCAAAGGCACTACAGATGCTAACAAAGAAGGAGGAGCATCTGGATGCTCCCTCTAATCCACCCTTCCTAGATGAGAGTACCATGGAACTTCATGACACAAGTGGTGAcccattttatcctcttactgCACCTGATTCAATTGCCACTATGTCCCATAGCTCTTTTTATCCCAGGTGACCATGAGAATGCAGAGAAAATCTCTACACACAGCATGTCTGCAGCACAGCTTGTGATTGGCAAATAACTTGGTCTGCCTCAGACCTATTGCACTTAAAAGGTTGCTAACAAAGCATCCGATCC contains:
- the CRK2 gene encoding cysteine-rich receptor-like protein kinase 2 yields the protein MKKLVSLISFQCNFFLLIKLLLLSKTIIAEPRAKTVLITCGHELEHNTTIFVPNFVATMEKISDEMRKTGFGTAIVGTGPDTNYGLAQCYGDLSLLDCVLCYAEARTVLPQCFPYNSGRIFLDGCFMRAENYSFFNEYTGPGDRAVCGNTTRKNSSFHAAAMQAVLRAVQDAPNNKGYAKGNVAVAGTTNQSAYVLADCWRTLDKSSCKACLENASSSILGCLPWQEGRALNTGCFMRYSDTDFLNKEQENGSSRGNVVVIVIAVVSSVTVLVVGVTIGVYIWKQRYIQKKRRGSNDAKKLAKTLQNNNLNFKYSTLDKATESFHENNKLGQGGFGTVYKGVLADGREIAVKRLFFNNRHRAADFYNEVNIISSVEHKNLVRLLGCSCSGPESLLVYEFLPNRSLDRYIFDKNKGKELNWENRYEIIIGTAEGLVYLHENSKTRIIHRDIKASNILLDAKLRAKIADFGLARSFQEDQSHISTAIAGTLGYMAPEYLAHGQLTEKADVYSFGVLLLEIVTARQNNRSKASEYSDSLVTVAWKHFQAGTSEQLFDPNLDLQEDHNSNVNVKDEIIRVVHIGLLCTQEVPSLRPSMSKALQMLTKKEEHLDAPSNPPFLDESTMELHDTSGDPFYPLTAPDSIATMSHSSFYPR